A genomic region of Notamacropus eugenii isolate mMacEug1 chromosome 3, mMacEug1.pri_v2, whole genome shotgun sequence contains the following coding sequences:
- the NR4A1 gene encoding nuclear receptor subfamily 4immunitygroup A member 1 — MPCIPAQYGTSAQSPGPRDHFAIDPLIQSGFTKITMDLAGPEVPPTAPTALPSFSTFMDSYTGEFDTFLYQLPGAAQPASSSSSSTSSSSSTSSSSATSPASSSFKFEDFQIYGCYPGSFSNQLDETLSSSGSDYYGSPCSAPSPSTPGFQAPQLSPWDGSSFGPFSPNQTYDSLRAWTEQLPKGRPQPPAFFSFSPPAAPSPTMSPSPLKLLPPQPAHRLGEGEGYGQTVFSPLAPGSPHLDGPLSPAKARAGVPGGMEGRCAVCGDNASCQHYGVRTCEGCKGFFKRTVQKNAKYVCLANKDCPVDKRRRNRCQFCRFQKCLAVGMVKEVVRTDSLKGRRGRLPSKPKQTLDSSPVNLLTSLVRAHIDSVPSTAKLDYSKFQELALPQFGKEDPGDVQQFYDLLSGSMDVIRKWAEKIPGFLDLPSADQDLLLESAFLELFILRLAYRSKPGEGKLIFCTGLVLHRLQCVRGFGDWIDSILAFSRSLHSMVIDVPAFSCLAALVIITDRHGLQEPRKVEELQNRIAGCLKEHVSSTSGEPQPPICLSRLLGKLPELRTLCTQGLQRIFYLKLEDLVPPPAIVDKIFMDTLPF; from the exons ATGCCCTGTATCCCAGCCCAGTATGGGACATCAGCTCAGAGTCCAGGACCCCGTGACCATTTTGCCATTGACCCCCTGATCCAATCTGGCTTCACCAAGATCACCATGGACCTCGCTGGCCCGGAAGTGCCTCCCACAGCCCCCACTGCCCTGCCCAGCTTCAGCACCTTCATGGATAGCTACACAGGCGAGTTTGACACCTTCCTGTACCAGCTACCGGGGGCTGCCCAAcctgcctcctcctcttcctcttctacatcctcttcttcctccacgTCGTCATCCTCAGCCACCTCCCCGGCCTCCTCTTCATTCAAGTTTGAGGACTTTCAAATCTACGGCTGCTACCCCGGCTCCTTCAGCAATCAGCTGGATGAGACCCTGTCGTCCAGCGGCTCAGACTACTATGGCAGTCCCTGCTCGGCCCCATCCCCATCCACCCCCGGTTTCCAGGCCCCACAACTCTCCCCCTGGGATGGGAGCTCCTTTGGCCCCTTCTCCCCCAACCAGACTTATGACAGTCTTCGTGCATGGACAGAGCAACTGCCCAAGGGTCGCCCCCAGCCTCCTGCATTCTTTTCCTTCAGTCCTCCTGCTGCCCCGAGCCCCACCATGTCACCAAGTCCCCTGAAGCTGCTGCCGCCCCAGCCTGCTCACCGGCTGGGGGAGGGTGAAGGCTATGGACAGACTGTCTTTTCTCCCCTGGCACCTGGATCCCCCCACCTGGATGGACCCTTGTCCCCAGCCAAGGCTCGGGCCGGCGTCCCTGGGGGGATGGAAGGCCGCTGTGCTGTCTGTGGGGACAATGCCTCCTGTCAGCACTATGGTGTCCGAACCTGTGAGGGCTGCAAAGGCTTCTTCAAG cgAACGGTGCAGAAAAACGCCAAGTACGTGTGCCTGGCCAATAAGGACTGTCCCGTGGACAAGAGGCGTCGAAACCGGTGCCAGTTCTGCCGTTTCCAGAAGTGTCTGGCTGTGGGCATGGTGAAAGAAG TGGTCCGAACAGACAGTCTGAAAGGACGTCGGGGTCGTCTCCCCTCTAAACCCAAGCAAACTCTGGATTCTTCTCCTGTGAACCTTCTGACTTCCCTCGTACGGGCACACATTGACTCTGTGCCCAGCACTGCTAAATTGGACTACTCCAAG TTCCAGGAGTTAGCACTGCCCCAGTTTGGGAAGGAGGACCCTGGAGATGTACAACAGTTTTATGATTTGCTGTCGGGCTCCATGGATGTGATTCGTAAGTGGGCGGAGAAAATCCCTGGCTTCTTGGACCTTCCATCAGCAGACCAGGACCTGTTGTTGGAGTCTGCCTTCTTAGAACTCTTCATCCTCCGACTAGCCTACAG GTCCAAGCCTGGGGAAGGGAAGCTGATCTTCTGCACAGGGCTAGTGCTGCATCGGTTACAGTGTGTCCGTGGCTTTGGAGACTGGATCGATAGCATCCTGGCCTTCTCTCGATCCCTGCACAGCATGGTCATTGACGTCCCAGCCTTCTCCTGCCTTGCTGCCCTCGTCATCATCACTG ACCGCCATGGGCTGCAGGAGCCTCGAAAGGTGGAAGAGCTGCAGAACCGCATCGCAGGCTGTCTGAAGGAGCACGTGTCATCCACATCAGGGGAGCCACAGCCCCCCATCTGCCTGTCTCGCCTCCTGGGCAAGCTGCCTGAACTACGGACCCTGTGTACCCAAGGACTGCAGCGAATCTTCTACCTCAAATTGGAGGACCTGGTGCCACCCCCTGCCATTGTGGACAAGATCTTCATGGATACTCTGCCCTTCTGA